In Mesoplodon densirostris isolate mMesDen1 chromosome 15, mMesDen1 primary haplotype, whole genome shotgun sequence, the DNA window aaataaataaataaataaaatcttttgggacttccctggtggcacagtggataagactccatgctcccaatgtggggggcccaggttcaatctctggtcagggaacgagatcccacacacatgccacaactaaggagccctggagatgcaactaaggagcccgcctgccgcaactaagacccggcgcaaccaaataaatagaataaaataaatatgtttttaatgaaTGAGCTTAGATCCTAGGTCGGAAGTGGGGAGGGGTTCTCCCTATCTCCACCCTTTTCACTTGACCAAGTTAGAAACCTTGGTATGTTGTTTTCAAGCCTCCTGGTGCCTCTGATGATGAGCCTGTATAGAGAACTGCTGGAGTCCATTACTGCTAAGAGCTCTTTTTAGTGACAATGTATTGATATAACTGCATGCTCAGCATTGTGCTAAGTACTTTGTGCACATTACCACTGTTAATCTTTGCAACAATCCCCCAAGGAGGTACAGTATTAGTATTTCACTTTTATTGATAAGAAAATTCACAGAGGTTAAATAATACACCCAAGTCCATCAGCTGATAAGTGGTGGCTTCAGAACCGAAATCTAGGAGCAAGTTCAAAGCCCATGGGCCTCACTATACTATACAGTCCCTTCCAAACCCTAAAGCTGTTTCCCTCCAAATGCACTTTTCCAAGTATATACATTTTCACATAGTAACTTCCCAAGGACATCCTGGCTCTgatgatataaatataaatatgtctcTAATTATAGTACATCAGTATAATGGAATACCATGaagccattaaaaaatgatgcacatatttatttattgacatgGTTAAATACAAAGTATAATTGAGTGAaaaaacaaattacaatgaaGTGTACTGTGttcatttatagaaataaatccAACGTGGGCTGGAAATATTATCTTTGGGTGAGGGGTGAAGGTGATTTTCACTTCTGAGCTTACTGTGAAAGGGTCAGGGTTCAGACTAGAAGTCAACATGCAGCTTTTGGAGGACCATTCCAAACAACAGGAAAACAGTGAAGTTACAAAGCTGTCCAGGAAGCTCTCAAGGGCCAAGGACTGGAGTTCTGGCTCTAATGAGAGCGAGGAAGCATGCAAATACAGACATGACCACCAGGGGGCAGTCGAGAACCACCCTCAACTGTAAGTGAAGCCACTTTCAACTGGGAAGGTTTTACACCCGAGGTGTGGTGCCGGAACGTGGGAGTGGTGGTGTCTGGTCGATGTAGGAACACAGACAGAGACAAGCCCTGGATTCACATCCTGTCTCTGTGCTCATTCACAGGATACCTTGTGCACGTCGGTTCTATCTGAACCTCTTTCTCCATCCATGAGTGTAAGGCCACCCCCAGGCCCATGTAAGGATGCCCTTGGAGAATCCATGGCAAATTGCAGTGGGCAGGGCCTGACCCATGCAGGAAGCCAGGAGGACCACAAGTGCCCTGTGGGACAGGGATCCCATCCCCAGGGCTTTGGCATTAAGTAAGTGAACTTCAATGATTTACCCCCAAACTGTGGTCCTTGTGAGCCTGGGGAGGGTTTGGTATCTTTTCTGGGACTAAGCTGTTAATCTCAGACCACAGAAAAACGGCACTAGCACAGGTGAAAATAATGGCAAACTTTAttggcataaatcacaggaaTTGAAATGGGGAAAAGCCAGGTTATAagtttacagagaaaaaaaaattaaattcatcaaATAACCATTGACCCAGAGGGTGGACCTCTGAAACCCCAGGTCCTCTAGGGGAGGGGTCACTGTAAACAGAGCAATAAGGCCTGTGGGTAGACGTGGAGACATCAGACCCGTGGCGGGGCTGACCTCCCCAGACCCGGGCTGCTCTCAGCCCTGCCCCCAAGGAGGggccctcttccctccctgggaAGCCTCCTTGAGAGGCTCGGCACACCCAGCCTCTGCTAGGAGGCTAGCGGAGTGGTCTGGCTCTTCCTCACTTTAGACCACACTGGGACCCCGTTCCACTAACCCAGAACCCCAGCCCTACCTGTCTCATCCTTAGGGAGAGCACTCTGGGGGCTTCCTGTTGCTTCAGCGAGATCTCGTCCTTTTGCCCAGAATCCTAGCAGGCCCCCAGCCAATGACCTGGGCTCTTTTCCCCAGGACACCAGTCTCCAGGGAGGGCAGGAAATTTGGGGAAGGGATGCACCCAGTGGAATCAACAAGACTGATGGTCAAAATCAGATACCAGCTTTCCTGAGGAGGCAGAAGAGCCCCAGAGAAGCAGTGAGAAGGCCGAGAATGTTCTCTTTGTTGCCAGAAAGTTCACAGGGGAGTGGACACTCCTAATGGCTTACTTAGGAAACAGCACCCCCAAAGTGTacttcccccttctcctccctcagGAACAGGACGGATGAGGTTCGAAATTCTAGGCCCCAAAGGGCAAGACACCCTTAAGGCCGGTTTCAGTGAAGAGCTTGCTGGCCTGGATAGTAAGGAAGGGGTTTCAAAATACAGCAGTTTATAAAAAACAGTCCTTGTGAGCTGTGAAGTTAAAGAAGGGAAGTCACAGAGCTGCTCCCAGTTCACCTGCTTgtgctaagaaaaaataaaatacaaattgctTCCTCCCCTCCAAGCCCTCAGTATAAGGCAAACCCCATATACCAGAGCCACCGTGGCATACACAGGACAGTGGCAGTGCACACGGGGGAAAAGTACAAAAGGAGACGTCTTTAAAATCTCTTCAAAATCATTTTTGTATAGAGGAGTAAAAGCAACTCAGACGATATGAATTCAAACCTCAGTGTAGAAATCTATCAAAGTTGGTACAGTGTCCAGGCACGGGGTGAAATCCCACCTCACACCATCCCCGGAGAAGGAGGAAGTGACTATAAAACATTATTGCTGGAGAGGCCTTTCTCAGTAGAACCAGAGCAGTTACAGGGGTCGGGGGGCAGCTGCCCAGGCCTGGGGAGACTGGAAGGGCAGGAGGCGCATAAGGAATCTTCCATGGCCCCTTGGACACTTCCGcccttggatggatggatgggtggatgctGGCATTGTCTGGAGGGAGCTGCTGTCCCCCAATACTCTCAAAACAAGGATAATTAGGTTGTATGGGGGGGATAAGGATGAAAAGAGGCCCCCATGTgaccctgcctgccctccccacccccacccccagctccactgCCGAAATATGAGAGACGGCTCCAGTGTGGGGTGCTGGCCTAGCCAGGCGGGTTCGTGGGGACACAGGTGGagccctccagcctctgcctctggggAGGGTGAAGAGCTGGCAGCCTGGGGGGAGctgcaggaggaggaaggaggcccAGAGGCTCTGGCAGGGGGTAAGAAACGCAGGCGGGACCCCTCAGGACCCTCCTGCCATCCTGCACCAGCCAAGGACGTGGTTCCAGTTTCAGTTGGGTTTGCCCCTTCACCCCTGAGCGAGGCCTCTGGGTCACAGTAGCAGTTGGGAGGCTGGGCCGGGAAgcggggcagagggagggatgaGTGCGCCTAGCAGAAAAGCTTGACGAAGCAGTTCTGACAGTAAGGCTTGTCGTTCTGCTCCTTGAAGGTGCCCTTGTTGAGCTGCTTGAGGCAGAAGGCACAGACAAAGTGCTCCGGGTGGAACTTCTTGGCCATGGCGGTGATGCAGCGGCCCGTGATGGGCTTCTGGCAGCCGGAGCACAGCGAGCCCCGCCGCTCGTGGTAGTGCACCTCACAGTAGGGCTGCCCGTCGTGCTCGAAGAAGCTGCCATTGACAAATGGTGTGAAGCATTCCTGGAGACAGAAGAGGGGTGGGCCggggggggcagggggctcaggctggggctgggggctgaggcagCTCCCAGGCGATGGGCAGGAGACACTCAGGGTCATCACACTCGAAACGATTCCCCCTTGCTGAGCATCCTCCACGTGCCAAGTGTGGTGTGCTCTGCTTACTGAAGTCTCCCAATGACCTTGACTTGCCACCGCTAAGTTGTACTGCCTGAATTCAGGCACGGGTCTTATGCCTGGGCACTTCAGCAGGTGGCTTAACAGTGTGCCCAGAAACCCTGGTGTCGAGAAAAGGGTTCCAGGGTCAAACTCTGCATCCTAGATTCCCATTTGGAGATCCAAAGGCACGCTTAggtattaaaggctctgagaagtctggCAATGAAcagtttcccaaacttatttgatcCGGGGACACTTACTGGATCTCTAATAACATCTGGGGGACATTACCCCCCAGAATGCAGTCTGGAAACCATTGCCCATTTCCGCTGAGGCTGCTAAATGcttgtattatctcatttcacTTTCACACACCCTTCTCCGGAACATGACCCATCTCAGGGCTGCTGCACAGGACCACCTTGCCCTTGGTTTCTGCCAGCCTCAGtacaagccctggcccaggacctACTGGACTTGAAGGAGTGTACCCCCTGCCTTCTCACCTCATTAATACCCCCAAACAGGGCCTGTAAATCAGATTCAGAAAGCTCAGTGAGGTAGGCCCTTCTTTCCCCACTGCCCGCTCTCGGCCCCCTCTAGAGGAGGGCTGGGGGCCCCTTACCCGACACACAAAGCACTCAGGATGCCACAGGGTGTTAAGGGCCGAGATGTAGTTCTCCAGGATGGCTCGGGCGCAGCCGCCACACTTGGGGGCGAACATGTCAAAGTAATCCTTCCGGCAGTAGGCCTTGCCGTCTTTCTCATGGAACCCTGcgggggggtgtggggggcagaTGAGGCCTCCAGAGGAGGAGCCACCCTGACTCCAGCCTCAGCAAGGTCTCCCACCATGACCCCGCCTCCCCAGTGCTCCGGGTGACAGCGAGTGAGAAGGTACCGCTCAGTACCTTCAGGCCCAAAGAAGGCTCCACACTGGGCACAGAAGAAGTGCTCGGGGTGCCACGTCCGGTCAAGGGCTGTCACCACTTTCTGTGAAAGCAAAGTGTGGGGCCAGAGCTGAGCGGCTGCCCCACTGGACAGATCCCACAGCTGAGACCCACAGGCAAGGCTGTCCTtccgccccgcccccagccccagcaaAGGAAAGAGTGTAACACTCCCAGGATGGGGGTCTCTCCCAGCTGTGCTCTGAAGACCACTGAGAATTCTGACTTGTTGAAGGACGTGATATGTCAGGCACACTctgtctcctttaatcctcatgtGCAGTTGAGATCATAGGTTCTATTGTGACTCCCATTTTGTAAGGGAagaaactcaggctcagagaggctagaCGTTGCCTTAACATCACACAGCAGGAGAGTGAGGGAGCCCTCACTTCACTCCATGTACCTGGGCAGGGCTCCTAACCTCTGGGAGTCTCAGCAGAAGGGAATCGGGGATGAGAGGTAGCGCTGCCTAATGTGCATTAGGACGGGCTGTGCATCCGGCCTGAGTGTGAATCCCAGTTTCCAAGCTGTGTGAGCTCGGCCACGTAatgtgacctctctgagcctcaggtggCACCACCTGTACCCAGGAACTCACATCCAGGATGGGCCCGTTGCAGTAGTAGCAGCGTGGAGAGAAGAGGTTGTGATAGTCCTTTTCACAGTAGGGCTGTCCATCCCGCTCAAAGAAGTTCCGGGATCCGATCTCCTCCTGGCAGTGGGTGCAGACGAAGTGCTCCGGGTGCCACGTCTTCCCCATGGCGGTCACGACCTGAGGAGGGAGGCAGGATACGGTTCAGGATGCAGGTCTGCCACAAAGCACCCTCCCAGAGAAGCCAAGGTCCCGTGCCCACCTAccgctccctcccctgccccacccaccccatcATCACCTGCCCCGCGATGGGTTTCTTGCAGGCCCCGCAGACCCCCTTGGCGACTGTGGCGACCCCCAGTTTGTTCAGGTCAGACTGCAGGCTCCCCAGCATGCTGTCAAGCTGGCTCCCAGGCTTTGGGGGCCCTCCCGGGGGAGAGCTGCTCCCTGTCTTCCCCTGGGCCATGAActgtggagagaggggagagggcaggtgaGGACATCCGGGCCTTGGGGACGGGGTTCACAGCACCAGGGGCTCTCCCCTCTCCTGGACAGACGGGCTGGTGGAGGCAGGAAGTACAGCCCCTCCAGGGGCTTCAGAAGCCCTCAAGGTGGGAGTGGCATCTGCAAGACATTCTGGTGTCAGAGGGGCTCACGGTGGGCCTGACCGAGCCCTGGGAACACATGGCAAGCAGGACATTAAGCCCCAGCCTTGGCACTGACCCCTCCCTCGTCCTGCCCTTCAGGGCTGCTCTGGCTGCCGTTCGGAGG includes these proteins:
- the PXN gene encoding paxillin isoform X2 is translated as MDDLDALLADLESTTSHISKRPVFLSEETPYSYPTGNHTYQEIAVPPPVPPPPSSEALNGTVLDPLDQWQPSTSRFIHQQLPSPSPVYGSSAKTSSASNPQDGVGPPCPRTGEEEHVYSFPNKQKSAEPSPTVMSSSLGSNLSELDRLLLELNAVQHNPPGFPADEANSSPPLPGALSPHYGIPENNSPLGGKAGPLTKEKPKRNGGRGLEDVRPSVESLLDELESSVPSPVPAITVNQGEMSSPQRVTSSQQQTRISASSATRELDELMASLSDFKFMAQGKTGSSSPPGGPPKPGSQLDSMLGSLQSDLNKLGVATVAKGVCGACKKPIAGQVVTAMGKTWHPEHFVCTHCQEEIGSRNFFERDGQPYCEKDYHNLFSPRCYYCNGPILDKVVTALDRTWHPEHFFCAQCGAFFGPEGFHEKDGKAYCRKDYFDMFAPKCGGCARAILENYISALNTLWHPECFVCRECFTPFVNGSFFEHDGQPYCEVHYHERRGSLCSGCQKPITGRCITAMAKKFHPEHFVCAFCLKQLNKGTFKEQNDKPYCQNCFVKLFC
- the PXN gene encoding paxillin isoform X1 translates to MDDLDALLADLESTTSHISKRPVFLSEETPYSYPTGNHTYQEIAVPPPVPPPPSSEALNGTVLDPLDQWQPSTSRFIHQQLPSPSPVYGSSAKTSSASNPQDGVGPPCPRTGEEEHVYSFPNKQKSAEPSPTVMSSSLGSNLSELDRLLLELNAVQHNPPGFPADEANSSPPLPGALSPHYGIPENNSPLGGKAGPLTKEKPKRNGGRGLEDVRPSVESLLDELESSVPSPVPAITVNQGEMSSPQRVTSSQQQTRISASSATRELDELMASLSDFKIHGLEQRADGELCWAAGWPPNGSQSSPEGQDEGGFMAQGKTGSSSPPGGPPKPGSQLDSMLGSLQSDLNKLGVATVAKGVCGACKKPIAGQVVTAMGKTWHPEHFVCTHCQEEIGSRNFFERDGQPYCEKDYHNLFSPRCYYCNGPILDKVVTALDRTWHPEHFFCAQCGAFFGPEGFHEKDGKAYCRKDYFDMFAPKCGGCARAILENYISALNTLWHPECFVCRECFTPFVNGSFFEHDGQPYCEVHYHERRGSLCSGCQKPITGRCITAMAKKFHPEHFVCAFCLKQLNKGTFKEQNDKPYCQNCFVKLFC